A genomic window from Arthrobacter sp. FW305-BF8 includes:
- a CDS encoding phospho-sugar mutase, which translates to MTSSEADLQLLNDARAWAAQDPDPRTAATLTELVKLTEAGTPAARQDLEDSFRGTLQFGTAGLRAALGPGPNRMNRVVVRRAAAGFANFLVRTVAEAAPGTRPRAVVGYDARYNSDIFAKETAAVFTAAGIETFLMPAPLPTPLLAYAVRALECDGGVMVTASHNPPQDNGYKVYLGRHAVEESGRGAQIVAPYDALIATDISKAGDLAAIPLAQDGWTVLDDRIVQDYEAATAGLADRGLFPARDLKIVLTPLHGVGGATAVSVLEAAGFTDVTLVSEQAEPDPDFPTVSFPNPEEAGALDLALGEAMQADADIVLANDPDADRAAVAAKDPDTGAWRMLRGDEVGALLGAHVVARLAASKTDAIRADPTGADAAGADAAGGVFANSIVSSRLLSHIAAAAGYAHEETLTGFKWISRVPGLVYGYEEALGYCVAPDLVRDKDGLSAAVLIAELAAAAKAEGKTIFDTLDELYLVHGLHASDQLSIRVGDLGLLDAMMNRLRVNPPESFGGSAVESFVDLAEGSEQLPPTDGLLYVTRDLSRVIIRPSGTEPKLKCYLEVVQSVGSAAELPEARLAARAALDQVLTDVREALGL; encoded by the coding sequence CGAAGCCGACCTGCAGCTGCTCAACGACGCCCGCGCCTGGGCCGCCCAGGATCCGGATCCCCGGACCGCGGCAACGCTGACCGAACTCGTGAAGCTCACCGAGGCCGGCACGCCCGCCGCCCGGCAGGACCTTGAGGACAGCTTCCGGGGCACGTTGCAGTTCGGAACGGCCGGCCTGCGTGCCGCCCTGGGTCCGGGGCCCAACCGGATGAACCGCGTCGTGGTCCGCCGTGCGGCGGCGGGCTTCGCCAATTTCCTGGTCCGGACGGTGGCGGAGGCCGCCCCCGGAACACGGCCACGCGCCGTCGTCGGCTATGACGCCCGCTACAACTCCGACATTTTCGCGAAGGAGACGGCGGCGGTGTTCACTGCGGCGGGCATCGAGACGTTCCTGATGCCGGCTCCCCTGCCGACGCCGCTGCTGGCGTATGCGGTCCGGGCTCTGGAGTGCGACGGGGGCGTGATGGTCACAGCCAGCCACAACCCCCCGCAGGATAACGGCTACAAGGTGTACCTCGGCCGGCATGCGGTGGAGGAAAGCGGCCGGGGCGCACAGATAGTAGCGCCGTACGACGCCCTGATCGCCACCGACATCAGCAAGGCGGGCGACCTTGCCGCGATCCCCCTGGCCCAGGACGGCTGGACGGTCCTGGACGACCGGATCGTCCAGGACTACGAGGCCGCCACGGCAGGGCTTGCCGACCGCGGGCTCTTCCCGGCCCGGGACCTGAAGATCGTCCTGACACCGTTGCACGGCGTCGGCGGAGCGACAGCAGTCTCCGTTCTGGAGGCAGCCGGATTCACCGACGTGACGCTCGTCAGCGAACAGGCGGAGCCGGACCCGGACTTCCCCACCGTCAGTTTTCCCAACCCTGAGGAAGCCGGCGCCCTGGATCTGGCCCTGGGTGAGGCGATGCAGGCGGACGCAGACATCGTTCTGGCCAACGACCCGGACGCGGACCGTGCCGCGGTGGCCGCGAAGGACCCGGACACGGGCGCGTGGCGGATGCTGCGGGGCGACGAGGTGGGCGCCCTTCTGGGAGCACACGTCGTGGCGCGCCTGGCCGCCTCCAAAACCGACGCAATCAGAGCGGACCCCACTGGAGCGGATGCTGCTGGAGCGGATGCTGCCGGCGGCGTGTTCGCCAATTCGATTGTTTCGTCGCGGCTGCTTTCACACATCGCCGCCGCAGCCGGGTACGCCCATGAGGAAACGCTGACCGGGTTCAAGTGGATTTCGCGGGTGCCGGGCCTCGTCTACGGCTATGAGGAGGCGCTGGGTTACTGCGTTGCTCCGGACCTGGTCCGGGACAAGGACGGGCTGTCCGCCGCGGTGCTGATTGCGGAATTGGCCGCCGCAGCCAAGGCCGAGGGCAAGACGATCTTCGACACCCTGGACGAGCTGTACCTGGTGCACGGGCTCCACGCCAGCGACCAGCTGAGCATCCGCGTGGGTGACCTCGGCCTGCTGGACGCCATGATGAACCGGTTGCGCGTGAACCCGCCCGAATCGTTCGGCGGGTCGGCCGTGGAGTCATTCGTGGATCTGGCCGAAGGCAGCGAACAGCTGCCTCCGACCGACGGGCTGCTCTATGTGACCCGCGACCTCAGCCGCGTGATCATCCGGCCGAGCGGCACGGAGCCGAAACTCAAGTGCTACCTGGAGGTTGTCCAGAGCGTCGGCTCCGCCGCTGAACTGCCCGAAGCCCGGCTGGCGGCGAGGGCCGCGCTGGACCAGGTGCTCACTGACGTGCGCGAGGCCCTGGGCCTGTAG